One stretch of Qipengyuania gelatinilytica DNA includes these proteins:
- a CDS encoding fasciclin domain-containing protein, with product MKTNFTKPFVLAGAIAGLAMLPACSSGETTDSVGETQDYTTRTLAAALGDLPEMASFSGAISSAQLNSIFDGPASYTVLAPSDEAFNALGEKGQSLMTEEQRPVLAGVLREHILPGHLTPEDITAAIESQGGGVTMTTFGGGDLTFSMDGETVVATNPSGEVARFNGAATQAANGVIIPVDAVMIPGDAG from the coding sequence ATGAAGACCAACTTCACGAAGCCCTTCGTGCTGGCCGGTGCAATTGCCGGGCTGGCCATGCTCCCGGCGTGCAGCAGCGGCGAAACCACCGATAGCGTCGGGGAGACGCAGGACTACACCACGCGGACGCTGGCGGCCGCCCTTGGCGACCTGCCCGAAATGGCGAGTTTCAGTGGCGCCATCTCCAGCGCGCAGCTCAATTCGATCTTCGATGGCCCGGCCAGCTACACGGTGCTGGCACCAAGTGACGAGGCTTTCAACGCGCTGGGCGAAAAAGGCCAGTCCTTGATGACCGAAGAGCAGCGCCCGGTCCTTGCCGGCGTGCTACGCGAACACATCCTGCCCGGCCACCTGACGCCCGAAGACATCACGGCTGCCATCGAAAGCCAGGGCGGCGGGGTGACGATGACCACGTTCGGTGGCGGTGACCTTACCTTTTCGATGGATGGCGAGACGGTCGTTGCGACCAACCCCTCGGGCGAGGTTGCGCGCTTCAACGGAGCGGCCACACAGGCCGCCAATGGCGTGATCATCCCTGTCGACGCCGTCATGATCCCCGGCGACGCAGGCTAA
- a CDS encoding lysozyme, with the protein MNRKSLFDTVRGMLGRGFRQSEVDRLDAAIEASLELPWDGVPAVPSCGVSEAGLQLIKTFEGCAKMRRDGMVEAYPDPGTGGDPWTIGWGATGADISEGTVWTQAQCDARLDADIARHAAEVREAIGDAPTTQGQFDALVSFHYNTGAIARATLTRRHVAGDHEAAAREFAKWKHAGGRVLKGLVRRRRAEVALYRG; encoded by the coding sequence ATGAATCGCAAATCCCTGTTCGATACCGTCCGCGGCATGCTCGGGCGTGGTTTCCGGCAGTCCGAAGTGGATCGCCTGGATGCCGCGATCGAGGCTTCGCTCGAATTGCCCTGGGATGGTGTTCCAGCCGTTCCATCCTGCGGGGTCTCAGAGGCTGGCCTCCAACTGATCAAGACCTTCGAAGGCTGCGCGAAAATGCGCCGCGATGGCATGGTGGAAGCCTATCCCGATCCCGGAACCGGCGGCGACCCGTGGACGATCGGCTGGGGCGCGACTGGTGCGGACATCTCTGAAGGCACCGTCTGGACACAGGCACAATGCGATGCGCGCCTCGACGCGGACATTGCGCGTCATGCAGCTGAAGTGCGCGAGGCTATCGGAGATGCTCCGACGACGCAGGGGCAGTTCGATGCGCTTGTGAGCTTCCACTACAACACCGGCGCAATCGCCCGTGCGACGCTCACCCGCCGACATGTTGCAGGCGACCACGAGGCGGCTGCTCGGGAGTTCGCCAAGTGGAAACATGCCGGTGGCCGCGTGCTGAAGGGTCTGGTTCGTCGTCGACGTGCGGAAGTGGCCCTCTATCGCGGCTGA
- a CDS encoding PilZ domain-containing protein: MNFWRKDITEKVAETRADVIIQKKKRKQDPQASGLGAVAIPRRGKRSIHQRNEDRHYLEGTKAKALIDGDEHEVKVINLSSNGVMIGYEGNAPIGTTVRLAIDECAPITTAVRWGRRGRVGLEFIAETVIIAEAGVQDFIVKTIARERAMESYNAKPLIGAEQRGIQKRHPLVFIGKLRWKDRDATARLRNISKHGAMVAITQANNLTSGDEVRLSLAASGEIAATIRWIAGQHYGLEFAEEFDVSLLAHELCAELAPPDDARVLRASARQDSYVDEDSDSLVVRMGKVEKPHEPPEMHYERLTLDEVYATLYPHGRPGTEKSDAGEGAGTQG; encoded by the coding sequence ATGAATTTCTGGCGCAAGGATATCACCGAAAAGGTCGCTGAAACGCGTGCGGACGTGATTATCCAGAAAAAGAAACGCAAACAGGACCCGCAGGCTTCCGGCCTCGGAGCCGTCGCCATCCCGCGCCGGGGCAAGCGCAGCATCCACCAGCGCAATGAAGATCGTCACTATCTCGAAGGCACGAAAGCAAAGGCCCTGATCGACGGTGACGAACACGAGGTGAAGGTGATCAACCTGTCCTCCAACGGCGTCATGATCGGGTATGAAGGCAATGCGCCCATCGGGACCACCGTTCGCCTTGCGATCGACGAATGCGCACCGATCACGACAGCTGTACGCTGGGGGCGGAGGGGCCGCGTCGGCCTCGAATTCATCGCGGAAACCGTGATCATCGCAGAAGCCGGCGTGCAGGACTTCATCGTCAAGACGATTGCGCGCGAACGGGCGATGGAAAGCTATAATGCCAAGCCGCTGATCGGCGCCGAACAGCGCGGCATCCAGAAGCGCCACCCATTGGTTTTCATCGGCAAGCTTCGCTGGAAGGACCGCGACGCGACAGCCCGGCTGCGCAATATCTCCAAGCACGGTGCCATGGTCGCCATCACGCAGGCCAACAATTTGACGAGCGGAGACGAGGTCCGCCTGTCGCTTGCCGCATCGGGCGAAATCGCTGCAACCATCCGCTGGATCGCAGGCCAGCACTACGGCCTTGAGTTCGCCGAAGAATTCGACGTGTCCCTACTCGCGCACGAGCTATGCGCAGAACTTGCGCCGCCTGACGATGCCCGCGTACTTCGCGCTTCGGCGCGTCAAGACAGCTATGTCGACGAGGATAGCGACAGCCTGGTCGTCCGCATGGGCAAGGTCGAGAAGCCGCACGAGCCGCCCGAAATGCACTACGAGCGCCTGACGCTCGACGAAGTTTACGCCACGCTCTATCCACATGGCCGGCCCGGCACGGAGAAGAGTGACGCGGGAGAGGGTGCAGGCACCCAAGGCTGA
- the glnA gene encoding type I glutamate--ammonia ligase, protein MASAKDVLKRIEDEGIEWVDLRFTDPKGKWQHLTMVAGALDEDQLEDGLMFDGSSIAGWKVINESDMILRPDLDRVYVDPFSAEPMLILFCDIVEPSTGELYSRDPRSTAKRAESFVKSTGLGDTIYVGMEAEFFMFDDVRFEDGYAGSGYAIDDIELPTNTGKEYESGNLAHRPRAKGGYFPVAPVDSAVDIRGEMVSTMLEMGLPCDKHHHEVAAAQHELGVTFGTLVETADNLQIYKYVVHQVAHIYGKTATFMPKPIKDDNGSGMHTHMSIWDDGKPTFAGNQYGGLSENCLYYIGGVIKHAKALNAFTNPTTNSYKRLVPGFEAPVLLAYSARNRSAACRIPYGAGDKAKRVEFRFPDAMANPYLAYAALLMAGLDGIQNKIHPGEAMDKNLYDLPPAELADVPTVCGSLREALEALEADHEFLLKGDVFTKDQIDAYAELKWEEVLRVETTPCPVEFDMYYSS, encoded by the coding sequence ATGGCAAGTGCGAAAGACGTCCTGAAGCGTATCGAGGACGAAGGCATCGAGTGGGTCGATCTCAGGTTCACGGACCCCAAGGGCAAGTGGCAGCACCTGACCATGGTTGCAGGCGCGCTTGACGAAGACCAGCTCGAAGACGGCCTGATGTTCGACGGTTCGTCGATCGCCGGCTGGAAGGTCATCAATGAAAGCGACATGATCCTGCGCCCCGACCTCGACCGTGTCTATGTCGATCCGTTCAGCGCCGAACCCATGCTGATCCTGTTCTGCGACATCGTCGAGCCGTCGACCGGCGAACTCTATTCGCGTGACCCGCGTTCGACCGCCAAGCGCGCCGAAAGCTTCGTGAAGAGCACCGGCCTCGGCGACACGATCTATGTCGGCATGGAAGCCGAATTCTTCATGTTCGACGATGTTCGCTTCGAAGACGGCTATGCCGGATCGGGCTATGCCATCGACGACATCGAACTGCCGACCAACACCGGCAAGGAATACGAGAGCGGCAACCTTGCCCACCGTCCCCGCGCCAAGGGCGGCTACTTCCCCGTGGCCCCGGTCGACAGCGCCGTCGACATCCGCGGCGAGATGGTTTCGACCATGCTCGAAATGGGCCTCCCCTGCGACAAGCACCACCACGAAGTGGCCGCCGCCCAGCACGAGCTTGGCGTTACCTTCGGCACGCTGGTCGAAACCGCCGACAACCTGCAGATCTACAAGTATGTCGTTCACCAGGTCGCCCATATCTACGGCAAGACGGCAACCTTCATGCCCAAGCCGATCAAGGACGATAACGGCAGCGGCATGCACACCCACATGTCCATCTGGGACGACGGCAAGCCGACCTTCGCCGGCAACCAGTATGGCGGCCTGAGCGAAAACTGCCTCTACTACATCGGCGGCGTCATCAAGCACGCCAAGGCCCTGAACGCCTTCACCAACCCGACCACCAACAGCTACAAGCGCCTGGTGCCGGGCTTCGAAGCGCCGGTGCTGCTCGCCTACTCGGCGCGCAACCGCTCGGCAGCCTGCCGTATCCCTTACGGTGCGGGCGACAAGGCAAAGCGCGTCGAATTCCGCTTCCCCGATGCGATGGCCAACCCCTACCTCGCCTATGCCGCGCTGCTGATGGCCGGTCTCGACGGGATCCAGAACAAGATCCACCCGGGCGAAGCCATGGACAAGAACCTCTACGACCTGCCCCCGGCAGAACTCGCGGACGTTCCGACCGTGTGCGGCAGCTTGCGCGAAGCGCTCGAGGCACTCGAAGCCGACCACGAGTTCCTGCTCAAGGGCGACGTCTTCACCAAGGACCAGATCGACGCTTATGCCGAACTGAAGTGGGAAGAAGTCCTGCGCGTCGAAACGACGCCCTGCCCGGTCGAATTCGACATGTATTACAGCTCCTAA
- a CDS encoding P-II family nitrogen regulator — protein sequence MKKIEAIIKPFKLDEVKEALHEIGVSGITVTEAKGFGRQKGHTELYRGAEYVVDFLPKVKLEVIVPSDIAERTVEAIASAAQTGRIGDGKIFVSAIESALRIRTGEKDEDAI from the coding sequence GTGAAAAAGATCGAAGCGATCATCAAGCCCTTCAAGCTCGACGAGGTGAAGGAGGCGCTGCACGAGATCGGCGTATCCGGCATCACCGTCACCGAAGCCAAGGGCTTCGGCCGCCAGAAAGGCCATACCGAACTCTATCGCGGCGCCGAATATGTCGTCGACTTCCTGCCCAAGGTAAAGCTCGAGGTCATCGTGCCCAGCGATATCGCGGAACGGACCGTCGAAGCGATCGCTTCTGCCGCCCAGACCGGGCGCATCGGCGACGGCAAGATCTTCGTCAGCGCGATCGAGAGCGCCCTGCGCATCCGCACCGGCGAAAAAGACGAAGACGCGATCTAA
- the argC gene encoding N-acetyl-gamma-glutamyl-phosphate reductase: MTHKVFIDGAAGTTGLEIAERLEGRSEFSLITLDDARRKDTGARREALNEADVAILCLPDDAAREAVELIDPAGGTRVIDASSAHRTAEGWCYGFPELVGAARVSDARRVSNPGCYPTGFLGLIAPLVREGLLPADWPYTVNAVSGYSGGGKALIERFEAEGAPAFRAYGYDLAHKHLPEMKEHAGLEHPVLFAPSVVPAYRGMIVEVPLHLGAMESDPHADALRDCLAEFYRDAPVVTVHEKQVVGEMLLETDSEPSDGLELFIFGNEGGWNARLVARLDNLGKGASGAAVQNLNLLCGLPETAGLKLPSA, from the coding sequence GTGACGCATAAGGTCTTCATCGACGGCGCGGCCGGCACGACCGGCCTTGAAATCGCCGAGCGCCTCGAGGGGCGCAGCGAATTCTCGCTCATCACGCTGGACGATGCCCGCCGCAAGGACACCGGGGCACGGCGCGAGGCGCTGAACGAAGCCGACGTCGCCATCCTCTGCCTGCCCGATGATGCCGCGCGCGAAGCGGTCGAGCTGATCGATCCGGCTGGTGGCACACGGGTAATCGATGCCTCCAGCGCCCATCGCACCGCCGAGGGCTGGTGTTACGGCTTCCCCGAACTGGTCGGTGCAGCGCGCGTCTCCGATGCCCGTCGCGTCAGCAACCCGGGGTGCTATCCCACCGGTTTTCTCGGCCTTATTGCGCCGCTCGTACGCGAAGGCCTGTTGCCCGCCGACTGGCCCTATACGGTCAATGCGGTCAGCGGATATTCCGGCGGCGGCAAGGCGCTGATCGAGCGCTTCGAGGCCGAGGGTGCGCCCGCCTTCCGTGCCTATGGCTATGACCTTGCGCACAAGCACCTTCCCGAAATGAAGGAACACGCCGGGCTAGAACACCCGGTCCTCTTCGCACCTTCGGTCGTGCCTGCCTATCGCGGGATGATCGTCGAGGTGCCGCTCCATCTCGGCGCCATGGAGAGCGACCCGCATGCCGACGCGCTGCGCGATTGCCTCGCGGAATTCTACCGCGACGCGCCGGTCGTGACCGTGCACGAAAAGCAGGTCGTGGGCGAAATGCTCTTGGAGACCGATAGCGAGCCTAGCGACGGCCTCGAGCTGTTCATTTTCGGCAATGAAGGCGGTTGGAATGCGCGCCTCGTGGCAAGGCTCGACAACCTCGGCAAGGGTGCCAGCGGCGCTGCCGTGCAGAACCTCAACCTGCTGTGCGGCCTGCCCGAAACTGCAGGTCTCAAACTGCCCTCTGCCTAA
- a CDS encoding leucyl aminopeptidase family protein, whose amino-acid sequence MADKADLIQADRGQEAIPIHLVNKDGFPDWVKSLSAGQRASLAGQKFDGSGYQVAIVPDGDGWFAVGGVANPDELSSWCMAKLAEALPEGTYRRASGEPGPALHGWQTAQYSFERYKKPTNPTGPRILLTKEAGKIDNAIAEAKAVCLVRDLVNTPAEDMGPAALEKQCEKLAKDHGGKLSVVRGDTLEQDYPMVHAVGRAAARSHAPRLMHLTWGKESDPVIAVVGKGVCFDSGGLDVKSSTGMLLMKKDMGGAAHAIALAGLIMGAKLPVRLHLLVPAVENAISGNSFRPGDVLNSRKGLTVEIGNTDAEGRLILGDALTRASEENPEFIIDFATLTGAARVALGPDYPALMTRRDETADALIAAGRAVDDEPWRLPLPEGYAEWLASDIADTNNAHGNSFAGASVAGLFLDKFVGEGIDWAHFDTFAWRPSAKPGRPKGGDAYGLRASWHMLQKRFKAA is encoded by the coding sequence ATGGCCGACAAAGCCGACCTAATCCAAGCGGACCGTGGACAGGAGGCTATCCCCATCCATCTGGTGAACAAGGACGGGTTTCCCGACTGGGTGAAATCGCTTTCCGCCGGACAGCGCGCATCGCTGGCAGGACAGAAGTTCGACGGAAGCGGATACCAGGTTGCGATCGTACCCGATGGCGATGGCTGGTTTGCCGTCGGCGGCGTCGCCAATCCCGACGAGCTTTCCAGCTGGTGCATGGCGAAGCTCGCCGAAGCGCTTCCCGAGGGCACTTATCGCCGCGCCAGCGGTGAACCCGGCCCAGCCCTCCATGGCTGGCAGACCGCGCAATACTCCTTCGAACGCTACAAGAAGCCGACCAACCCTACCGGTCCGCGCATCTTGCTGACCAAGGAAGCGGGCAAGATCGACAATGCGATCGCCGAAGCGAAGGCGGTTTGCCTTGTCCGCGATCTCGTGAATACCCCTGCAGAGGACATGGGTCCGGCGGCGCTGGAAAAACAGTGCGAGAAGCTGGCCAAGGACCACGGCGGCAAGCTGTCGGTCGTTCGCGGCGATACGCTGGAGCAGGATTATCCGATGGTCCACGCGGTCGGCCGTGCGGCTGCCCGCAGTCACGCACCGCGCCTGATGCACCTGACCTGGGGCAAGGAAAGCGATCCGGTGATCGCCGTGGTCGGCAAGGGCGTGTGCTTCGATAGCGGCGGGCTCGATGTGAAGAGCTCCACGGGCATGCTCCTGATGAAAAAGGACATGGGCGGCGCTGCCCATGCGATCGCGCTTGCGGGGCTCATCATGGGTGCCAAACTGCCGGTGCGGTTGCACCTGTTAGTGCCAGCCGTCGAGAACGCGATTTCCGGCAACTCATTCCGTCCCGGCGACGTGCTCAATTCGCGCAAGGGACTGACCGTCGAGATCGGCAACACCGATGCCGAAGGCCGCCTCATCCTTGGCGATGCCTTGACCCGCGCTTCGGAAGAGAACCCGGAATTCATCATCGATTTCGCCACCCTGACAGGTGCAGCCCGCGTGGCGCTCGGTCCGGATTACCCTGCCCTGATGACCCGGCGTGACGAGACTGCGGACGCCCTGATCGCTGCCGGTCGCGCGGTCGATGACGAACCGTGGCGCCTGCCCCTGCCCGAAGGCTATGCCGAGTGGCTGGCATCGGACATTGCCGACACCAACAACGCGCATGGCAACTCGTTCGCAGGGGCGAGCGTCGCCGGCCTGTTCCTCGACAAATTCGTGGGCGAAGGGATCGACTGGGCGCATTTCGACACCTTCGCATGGCGACCCTCTGCCAAGCCGGGCCGGCCCAAGGGTGGTGACGCCTACGGCCTGCGCGCTTCGTGGCACATGCTCCAAAAGCGTTTCAAAGCGGCATAG
- a CDS encoding DUF3298 and DUF4163 domain-containing protein: MRAPLFLISLALSSAGCSEQADEGAVDPPVAETPPAPPTPPEPSPDAVTLDDDEKRSGGTREFAYSWPAAVNAQPALAAQFEKERDAALASQKKEWEQSLVDFPGDCVSCKARGYEKEWQVVADLPDWLSLSADIYEYTGGAHGNYTKQSLVWDKQAGTSVAGIDLFTSPVALENALGARLCNALDRAREAKRGIKIDRASGDLFNDCPGLDEASVLIGSSNGQTFDRIGVYFGPYVAGPYAEGDYELNFPVTASVIDAVKPEYASAFRVKR; this comes from the coding sequence ATGCGTGCGCCCCTGTTCCTGATTTCGCTCGCCCTGTCGAGCGCAGGATGTTCCGAACAGGCAGACGAAGGCGCGGTCGATCCACCGGTGGCCGAGACTCCGCCCGCCCCACCGACCCCGCCCGAGCCGTCGCCCGACGCAGTCACTTTAGACGATGATGAGAAACGCAGCGGCGGCACGCGCGAATTCGCCTATAGCTGGCCCGCGGCGGTCAATGCGCAGCCTGCCCTCGCGGCACAGTTCGAAAAGGAACGCGACGCAGCGCTCGCTTCGCAAAAGAAGGAGTGGGAGCAGTCGCTGGTCGACTTTCCAGGCGACTGCGTGAGCTGCAAGGCGCGCGGGTATGAAAAGGAATGGCAAGTCGTGGCCGACCTCCCCGACTGGCTGAGTCTTTCGGCAGACATCTATGAATATACCGGCGGCGCCCATGGCAATTACACCAAGCAGTCGCTCGTCTGGGACAAACAGGCAGGGACCAGCGTCGCGGGGATCGACCTGTTCACATCGCCCGTCGCCCTGGAGAACGCTCTTGGCGCGAGGCTGTGCAACGCGCTCGACCGTGCACGCGAAGCGAAGCGCGGTATCAAGATCGATCGCGCTTCGGGCGATCTGTTCAACGATTGCCCCGGGCTCGACGAAGCGAGCGTCCTGATCGGTTCTTCGAATGGCCAGACGTTCGACCGGATCGGCGTCTATTTCGGGCCCTATGTTGCAGGCCCCTATGCCGAGGGCGACTACGAGCTCAATTTCCCGGTCACCGCTTCGGTAATCGATGCCGTGAAGCCGGAATATGCCAGCGCTTTCAGGGTGAAACGCTGA
- the map gene encoding type I methionyl aminopeptidase, with amino-acid sequence MTEYQVIDSEQTVYRDGTIKLHGPEGFEGMRKAGRLAAEILDELTGFVAPGVTTGEIDDKVRGMMLDAGAVPATMGYRGYAHSCCTSINHVICHGIPGEKALKDGDIVNIDVTPLVDGWHGDTSRMYFAGEPALKARKLVDVTYECLMLGIEAASQPGARLGDIGAVIEAHAKSHRYGVVQEFCGHGLGRLFHDAPEVIHTGRKGTGPLLKPGMFFTIEPMINLGRPHAKMLRDGWTAVTRDKSLSAQFEHSIGITEDGVEIFTTSPKGLHQPPY; translated from the coding sequence ATGACCGAATATCAGGTAATCGACAGCGAACAGACCGTCTATCGAGACGGAACCATCAAGCTCCACGGGCCGGAAGGTTTCGAGGGCATGCGCAAGGCTGGACGCCTTGCAGCAGAGATCCTCGACGAGCTCACCGGTTTCGTCGCGCCGGGTGTGACCACCGGCGAGATCGACGACAAGGTTCGCGGCATGATGCTCGATGCGGGCGCCGTTCCGGCAACGATGGGCTATCGCGGCTATGCGCACAGCTGCTGCACCTCGATCAATCATGTCATCTGCCACGGTATTCCGGGCGAGAAGGCCCTGAAGGACGGCGATATTGTCAATATCGACGTGACCCCGCTTGTCGACGGCTGGCACGGCGATACGAGCCGCATGTATTTTGCCGGTGAGCCTGCGCTCAAGGCCCGCAAGCTGGTCGACGTGACCTACGAATGCCTCATGCTCGGCATCGAGGCCGCCAGCCAGCCGGGTGCGCGTCTCGGCGATATCGGTGCGGTGATCGAAGCGCATGCAAAGTCGCACCGCTATGGCGTGGTGCAGGAATTCTGCGGCCACGGCCTCGGCCGCCTGTTCCACGATGCACCGGAGGTGATCCACACCGGCCGCAAGGGCACCGGCCCGCTGCTGAAGCCGGGCATGTTCTTCACCATCGAACCGATGATCAATCTCGGCCGCCCGCATGCGAAAATGCTGCGCGACGGCTGGACTGCGGTGACGCGCGACAAGTCGCTCTCGGCGCAGTTCGAACATTCGATCGGTATTACCGAAGACGGCGTGGAAATCTTCACCACCAGCCCCAAGGGCTTGCACCAGCCGCCCTACTAA
- a CDS encoding DnaJ domain-containing protein: protein MEDDEDFVDLYAMLQVDPFCERSIVEKAYRHFAQLYHPDHSDTADVDKFQEVTRAYKVLKDARKRADYDRAYAAEKGIDPAKPQPRDDIVIDGSTAVEDAEIHEKLLLALYKRRREKAGQPGVMPYHIQNDLDCSDESFDFHIWYLKSKGFIEITQESELAITIEGVDHVISSSRAEAKEKLFLEQSTRDEPE, encoded by the coding sequence GTGGAAGACGACGAAGATTTTGTAGACCTCTACGCAATGCTGCAGGTCGATCCGTTCTGCGAACGCTCGATCGTGGAAAAGGCCTATCGTCATTTCGCGCAGCTTTATCATCCGGATCATTCGGACACGGCGGACGTCGACAAGTTCCAAGAAGTCACGCGCGCCTACAAGGTCCTCAAGGACGCCCGCAAACGCGCCGATTACGACCGTGCCTATGCTGCCGAGAAGGGTATCGATCCCGCCAAGCCGCAGCCGCGCGACGATATTGTCATCGACGGTTCGACCGCGGTCGAGGATGCAGAAATCCATGAAAAGCTGCTGCTGGCACTATACAAGCGCCGCCGCGAGAAGGCGGGCCAGCCGGGGGTGATGCCCTACCACATCCAGAACGACCTCGACTGTTCGGACGAGAGTTTCGACTTCCACATCTGGTACCTGAAGTCGAAGGGCTTCATCGAAATCACGCAGGAAAGCGAGCTCGCGATCACCATCGAAGGCGTCGACCACGTCATCTCGAGCAGCCGCGCCGAGGCCAAGGAAAAGCTGTTCCTTGAGCAGTCGACGCGGGACGAACCCGAATAG
- a CDS encoding heme exporter protein CcmB, with translation MRVLLTLLRRDLGLLTPGGSGGSGVLPLLFFLAVAMLYPFAVGPDAALLARTGGGVIWVAALLAAILPLERLVTGDLEAGVFDQLHLRGVSEELAMVVRLIAHWLAFAPLLLVATLPAAALLGLSGETTHTVLLGLLAGTPGLAAVGLAVGALTASLRGGAALAGLMVIPLAVPILIFGAGALSRPDSSGILLTAAISLALCALAPLAAAAALRAARES, from the coding sequence ATGCGTGTTCTCCTGACCCTGCTGCGCCGCGATCTCGGCCTGTTGACGCCCGGTGGCAGCGGCGGGAGCGGAGTCTTGCCGCTGCTATTCTTCCTCGCCGTGGCGATGCTCTATCCCTTCGCCGTCGGACCGGACGCAGCGCTGCTCGCGCGGACCGGAGGCGGCGTGATCTGGGTGGCGGCTTTGCTGGCAGCTATCCTGCCGCTCGAACGTCTCGTGACCGGCGATCTCGAAGCGGGCGTCTTCGACCAGCTCCATCTGCGCGGCGTATCAGAAGAACTTGCGATGGTGGTGCGGCTGATCGCGCACTGGCTGGCCTTCGCGCCGCTACTCCTTGTCGCGACGCTGCCCGCCGCCGCCCTGCTCGGACTGTCTGGCGAGACTACGCATACCGTCCTGCTAGGCCTCCTTGCGGGCACCCCCGGACTCGCGGCGGTCGGTCTCGCAGTCGGCGCGCTCACGGCTTCCCTGCGTGGGGGAGCGGCGCTGGCCGGTCTGATGGTGATCCCCTTGGCCGTCCCCATCCTGATATTCGGCGCAGGCGCCTTGTCGCGGCCGGACAGCAGCGGAATACTCCTGACTGCCGCAATCAGCCTTGCCCTGTGCGCCCTCGCCCCGCTTGCTGCCGCAGCCGCGCTCAGGGCGGCAAGGGAAAGCTGA
- the ccmA gene encoding heme ABC exporter ATP-binding protein CcmA — protein MQAQLIANDIACRRGDRLLFKGLTLACEAGDAVHVAGANGVGKSSLLRILAGLLRPFAGKVEASGAIGLVDERLALDPNQPLGKALGFWEQLDSADRPGRVHDLLQVEALLDVPVRFLSTGQKKRAALARLINSCCPIWLLDEPLNGLDTEAQGTVERLVAEHCASGGIAVVASHQQIFLPGARTVSIGDFV, from the coding sequence ATGCAAGCGCAGCTCATCGCAAACGACATTGCCTGCCGACGCGGCGACCGGCTGCTTTTCAAGGGGCTGACGCTTGCCTGCGAGGCAGGCGATGCCGTCCATGTCGCGGGGGCAAACGGTGTGGGCAAGTCCAGCCTGCTGCGGATACTTGCCGGATTGCTGCGTCCTTTTGCGGGCAAGGTCGAGGCATCGGGAGCGATCGGGCTCGTCGACGAGCGGCTGGCGCTCGATCCGAACCAGCCGCTGGGAAAGGCCCTCGGCTTCTGGGAGCAGCTCGACAGCGCGGACCGGCCGGGCCGCGTCCACGACCTGCTCCAGGTCGAGGCATTGCTGGACGTGCCTGTGCGGTTTCTCTCCACCGGCCAGAAGAAGCGCGCCGCGCTGGCCCGCCTGATCAATAGCTGTTGCCCGATCTGGTTGCTGGACGAGCCCCTCAACGGGCTCGACACAGAGGCACAAGGGACTGTCGAAAGGCTGGTAGCCGAGCATTGTGCGAGCGGCGGCATTGCCGTGGTCGCCTCGCACCAGCAGATATTCCTGCCCGGTGCCCGGACCGTGTCGATCGGGGACTTCGTCTGA
- a CDS encoding 4a-hydroxytetrahydrobiopterin dehydratase has product MPVEELTAEERDTWMRALPEWSLSREGKAIERTFEFADFAEAFAFMTRIAIIAEKRDHHPEWFNVYNKVEITLTTHDAGGLSLRDVNMAKKIDKLV; this is encoded by the coding sequence ATGCCTGTAGAGGAACTGACCGCAGAGGAACGCGATACCTGGATGCGCGCACTGCCCGAATGGTCGCTCTCGCGTGAAGGCAAGGCGATCGAGCGCACGTTCGAATTCGCCGATTTCGCCGAAGCCTTCGCCTTCATGACCCGCATTGCGATCATCGCGGAGAAACGCGACCACCATCCCGAATGGTTCAACGTCTACAACAAGGTCGAGATCACGCTGACAACGCATGACGCCGGCGGGCTGTCGCTGCGCGACGTCAACATGGCCAAGAAGATCGACAAGCTGGTCTAG